A genomic region of Paludisphaera rhizosphaerae contains the following coding sequences:
- a CDS encoding MBOAT family O-acyltransferase — translation MLFTEPTFLFLFLPIVVLVHAALRPGLRNAWLLGVSLLFYCWGEGRFVVLMLGSITVNYLFGLLLGYLQRPLARKLTLATGVAANLALLLYFKYATFLVANLDSALAWAGLPTIDVGTIPLPLGISFLTFHTVSYLTDVYRGTIRREGNPLDLALYIMLFPHLIAGPIVRYADVSGALKSRGLTTSEFAYGIRRFLGGMAKKLLIANQLAATADLVLTLPASELNAGLAWLATVCYTFQIYFDFSGYSDMAIGLAHMFGIRFHENFNHPYWARSVTDFWRRWHISLSSWFRDYVYIPLGGNRHGAFRTYANLMVVFLLCGFWHGASWSFIVWGLYQGAFLVVERLGLAKVVERLWRPLQHVYLALVVMAGWVIFRMETLSEAGGLLRAMCGLGTGEGLRYNVGLYMDAEIVLLLVLAALFSTPLPGRLLQGLYAFEERLEERWGTFAPAPIRLARVAGCCLLLTLCLSFVAQKSYNPFIYFRF, via the coding sequence ATGCTGTTCACAGAGCCGACGTTCCTCTTTCTCTTCCTACCGATTGTGGTTCTAGTCCACGCCGCGCTGCGGCCGGGGCTGAGGAACGCCTGGCTGCTCGGCGTCAGCCTGCTGTTCTATTGCTGGGGCGAGGGCCGATTCGTCGTCCTCATGCTGGGGTCGATCACGGTCAATTACCTCTTTGGGCTGCTGCTGGGCTATCTGCAACGTCCGCTGGCAAGGAAGCTCACGCTGGCGACGGGGGTCGCAGCCAACCTGGCGCTCCTTCTCTACTTCAAATACGCGACGTTCCTGGTGGCGAACCTCGACTCGGCCCTGGCCTGGGCAGGCCTGCCGACGATCGACGTTGGGACGATCCCCCTGCCTCTGGGGATCTCATTCCTGACCTTCCACACGGTCTCCTACCTGACCGACGTCTACCGCGGGACGATCCGTCGCGAGGGGAACCCGCTCGACCTGGCCCTCTACATCATGCTCTTCCCTCACCTGATCGCCGGGCCGATCGTCCGTTACGCGGACGTCTCCGGCGCACTCAAGTCGCGGGGGCTGACGACCAGCGAGTTCGCCTACGGCATTCGACGGTTCCTCGGCGGCATGGCGAAGAAACTGCTGATCGCCAACCAACTCGCGGCCACGGCCGATCTTGTCCTGACCCTGCCCGCCAGCGAGTTGAACGCGGGCCTGGCCTGGCTGGCGACCGTCTGCTACACGTTCCAGATCTACTTCGATTTCTCCGGCTACTCGGACATGGCCATCGGCCTGGCGCACATGTTCGGGATCCGCTTCCACGAGAACTTCAACCACCCCTACTGGGCGCGTTCGGTCACCGACTTCTGGCGGCGGTGGCACATCTCGCTCTCCTCGTGGTTCCGCGACTACGTCTACATCCCACTGGGGGGGAATCGCCATGGGGCTTTCCGGACGTACGCCAACCTGATGGTGGTCTTTCTGCTCTGCGGCTTCTGGCACGGGGCGAGTTGGTCGTTCATCGTCTGGGGGCTGTACCAGGGGGCGTTCCTCGTGGTGGAGCGGCTCGGCCTGGCGAAGGTCGTGGAGCGGCTCTGGCGACCGTTGCAGCACGTTTATCTCGCTCTGGTCGTCATGGCCGGCTGGGTGATCTTCCGGATGGAGACCCTCTCCGAGGCCGGCGGGTTGCTGCGAGCGATGTGCGGCCTGGGGACGGGAGAGGGGCTTCGCTACAACGTCGGGCTGTACATGGACGCCGAGATCGTGCTGTTGCTGGTCCTGGCCGCCCTCTTCTCGACTCCGCTCCCCGGCCGGCTGCTTCAGGGGCTGTACGCCTTCGAGGAGCGGCTGGAGGAGCGCTGGGGGACGTTCGCCCCGGCTCCGATCCGCCTGGCGCGGGTCGCGGGTTGTTGTCTGCTCCTGACGCTCTGCCTGAGCTTCGTCGCCCAGAAAAGCTACAACCCCTTCATCTATTTCCGGTTCTGA
- a CDS encoding alginate O-acetyltransferase AlgX-related protein, with product MNDLSHPRPSNRRADVLLIVGVFAILVYPSLALIRDPAAKGARGENRNLQSRPPIHRLFSEPSAYVQEFRSFFEDQFAGRPSLVSMNSRARVWGLGVSTNPQVVLGKHGSLFYAGDPVVPTYDLGHEVVKQRRMRPLTDARVQAMHKFLLSRKAWAESLGAKFIFVVAPDKTTVYSEFTPDWMAPLDNPSVTDQFLDYLTAKGDVEFIDMRPALLRAKNAPEHEGKPLYYRDDTHWNARGAFVGYGAVTDRLQEVFPSIRALQMTDLDTVKIQRPGDLTMMLKLDPWVRERVYHVKLRQPKAKTVPFPYDTTPVPSRRGLPKMYQTDDASLPKALVFHDSYMEALMDFLAEDFRTSVFIWDHHVIPKTIGDYKPDVVLYEFVERNVPYMIFNIDKLTPRLDRVVVAEDKEAAARGRRR from the coding sequence ATGAACGACCTTTCTCATCCCAGGCCGTCGAATCGTCGAGCCGACGTCCTGCTGATCGTCGGGGTTTTCGCGATCCTCGTCTATCCGTCGCTGGCCCTCATACGGGATCCGGCGGCGAAGGGCGCTCGGGGCGAGAATCGGAACCTGCAGAGCCGGCCGCCGATCCACAGGCTGTTCTCGGAGCCGTCGGCCTATGTTCAAGAGTTCCGGTCGTTCTTTGAGGATCAGTTCGCCGGAAGGCCGTCGCTCGTCTCGATGAACTCGCGGGCTCGCGTCTGGGGGCTAGGGGTCTCCACGAATCCCCAGGTGGTCCTCGGTAAGCATGGCTCGCTGTTCTACGCGGGTGATCCGGTCGTCCCCACCTACGACCTGGGGCATGAGGTCGTCAAGCAGCGTCGAATGAGGCCGCTCACCGACGCCCGCGTCCAGGCCATGCACAAGTTCTTGCTCTCGCGCAAGGCCTGGGCGGAGAGCCTGGGGGCGAAATTCATCTTCGTCGTGGCCCCGGACAAGACCACCGTCTACTCCGAGTTCACCCCCGACTGGATGGCCCCGCTCGACAACCCCAGCGTCACCGACCAGTTCCTCGATTACCTGACCGCGAAGGGGGACGTCGAGTTCATCGACATGCGGCCGGCGCTGCTCCGGGCCAAGAACGCGCCCGAGCACGAGGGGAAGCCGCTGTATTATCGCGACGACACCCACTGGAACGCCCGCGGCGCGTTCGTCGGCTACGGCGCTGTCACTGACCGGCTCCAGGAGGTCTTCCCGTCCATCCGCGCCCTTCAGATGACCGATCTGGACACGGTCAAGATCCAGCGTCCGGGGGACCTCACGATGATGCTGAAGCTGGATCCCTGGGTTCGTGAGCGGGTCTACCACGTGAAGCTCAGGCAGCCGAAGGCGAAGACGGTGCCGTTCCCCTACGACACCACCCCGGTCCCCAGCCGTCGGGGCCTTCCGAAGATGTACCAGACCGACGACGCCTCGCTCCCCAAGGCGTTGGTCTTCCATGACTCGTACATGGAAGCACTGATGGACTTCCTGGCCGAGGACTTCCGCACGTCGGTCTTCATCTGGGACCACCACGTCATCCCCAAGACCATCGGCGACTACAAGCCGGACGTCGTGCTCTACGAGTTCGTGGAGCGCAACGTCCCGTACATGATCTTCAACATCGACAAGCTGACCCCGCGCCTCGACCGCGTCGTCGTCGCCGAGGACAAGGAAGCCGCCGCCCGGGGGCGTCGCCGCTGA